One window of the Phycodurus eques isolate BA_2022a chromosome 7, UOR_Pequ_1.1, whole genome shotgun sequence genome contains the following:
- the zpld1b gene encoding zona pellucida-like domain-containing protein 1, protein MTAAKRLAGAQMTPSCLLVLLLMSGIASVSAQFNGYNCDANHHSRFPGERDITVYCGVQTITVKINFCPVLFSGYTDTDLALNGHHGDAQCRGFINNNTFPTVVLFSIGLSTLEACGNSLEVSTAFGPNAYGNISLVQIGNVSGFIDTPDPPTIISYLPGLLYKFSCIYPLEYLVNNSQLASSSAAISVKDSNGTFVSTLSLVLYNDSTYNQMLSIPMAGLALKTRVFAAVKATNLDKRWNILMDYCYTTPSGNPNDELRYDLFLGCYKDPQTTVFENGKSQMGRFSFEVFRFVKHRHQKMSTVFLHCVTKLCKSDDCVMLMPICGRRRRRDEGASLGSPPAASGSAIISAGPIITRSDDTPVNSTQPVPGDPSHLMNPVTTALISGVIILGGMSVGFVLLSLRLLQKSRLPSSSSAAGASGAWNPAFK, encoded by the exons ATGACGGCGGCCAAACGTCTCGCGGGTGCCCAAATGACGCCATCGTGCCTCCTCGTCCTGCTCCTGATGAGTGGCATTGCGTCTGTGTCGGCGCAGTTTAATGGATACAACTGTGATGCCAACCACCACAGCAGGTTTCCTG GTGAGCGGGACATCACCGTGTACTGCGGTGTGCAGACCATCACGGTGAAGATCAACTTCTGCCCGGTGCTGTTCTCCGGCTACACCGACACTGACCTGGCTCTCAATGGTCACCATGGCGACGCCCAGTGCCGCGGGTTCATCAACAACAACACCTTCCCCACGGTTGTGCTGTTCAGCATCGGCCTCAGCACCCTGGAAGCATGCGGGAACAGCCTGGAG GTCAGCACAGCCTTCGGGCCCAACGCCTACGGGAACATCTCTCTGGTACAAATCGGGAACGTGTCGGGCTTTATTGACACCCCTGACCCGCCGACTATCATCAGCTACCTCCCTGGTTTGTTGTACAAATTCAGCTGCATCTACCCACTTGAGTACCTGGTCAATAATTCACAGCTGGCATC CTCCTCAGCAGCCATATCCGTCAAGGACAGCAATGGCACGTTTGTGAGCACACTGAGTCTCGTGTTGTACAAT GATTCAACGTACAACCAAATGCTTTCCATCCCCATGGCTGGACTGGCTTTGAAAACCAGAGTGTTTGCTGCAGTCAAGGCCACAAACCTGGACAAACG TTGGAACATCTTGATGGACTACTGTTACACAACCCCCTCAGGGAATCCTAATGATGAACTCCGCTACGACCTTTTCCTGGG CTGCTACAAAGACCCTCAGACCACTGTTTTCGAGAACGGAAAGAGTCAGATGGGCCGCTTTTCCTTTGAAGTCTTCCGTTTTGTGAAACACCGGCACCAGAAGATGTCCACGGTCTTCCTGCATTGCGTCACCAAGCTGTGCAAGAGCGACGACTGCGTCATGCTCATGCCG ATTTGCGGTCGACGTCGAAGGCGGGACGAAGGGGCCAGCCTCGGTTCGCCTCCAGCCGCCAGTGGGAGTGCCATCATTAGCGCTGGACCAATCATCACCAGGAGTG ATGATACTCCCGTCAACAGCACTCAACCTG TCCCAGGTGACCCCTCCCACCTGATGAACCCAGTGACCACTGCGCTAATCTCAGGTGTGATCATCCTGGGCGGGATGAGCGTTGGCTTCGTATTGCTGTCGCTGCGTCTCCTGCAGAAGTCACGCCTCCCGTCCTCTTCCTCAGCTGCTGGAGCCTCTGGAGCTTGGAACCCTGCTTTTAAATGA